In one Nicotiana tomentosiformis chromosome 6, ASM39032v3, whole genome shotgun sequence genomic region, the following are encoded:
- the LOC104102959 gene encoding histone H3.2, translated as MARTKQTARKSTGGKAPRKQLATKAARKSAPATGGVKKPHRFRPGTVALREIRKYQKSTELLIRKLPFQRLVREIAQDFKTDLRFQSSAVAALQEAAEAYLVGLFEDTNLCAIHAKRVTIMPKDIQLARRIRGERA; from the coding sequence ATGGCCCGTACTAAACAAACAGCTCGCAAATCAACAGGTGGGAAAGCTCCAAGGAAGCAGCTAGCTACTAAGGCTGCGAGAAAGTCAGCTCCGGCGACCGGAGGAGTGAAGAAACCTCACCGTTTCCGTCCTGGAACTGTAGCTTTAAGGGAAATCAGGAAGTACCAGAAATCGACAGAGTTGTTGATAAGGAAGTTGCCATTTCAGAGGCTAGTGAGGGAAATAGCACAGGATTTCAAGACAGATCTGAGGTTCCAAAGCAGTGCTGTTGCTGCCCTACAAGAGGCTGCTGAGGCTTACCTTGTTGGCCTCTTTGAAGATACAAATCTCTGTGCCATTCACGCCAAGAGGGTCACTATCATGCCCAAGGACATTCAGCTCGCTAGGAGGATTCGTGGTGAAAGGGCTTAG